Proteins encoded by one window of Lathyrus oleraceus cultivar Zhongwan6 chromosome 1, CAAS_Psat_ZW6_1.0, whole genome shotgun sequence:
- the LOC127130937 gene encoding protein YLS7 codes for MKDMSWMVASPNGSSNSKPLSWIVVSIGVVAVIITFASWFFLSYPISSSAHGHFYGVESSQTQINTTSVDVRVNGSLGLGDNKTLFDLQPSIDVVSSDNSKTERIDDNGNSQVLFRDSTSPKIAPITKEVNSSETSGLASKVPIPVVGSNSSIVKGCDLYHGNWIYDPSGPLYTNNSCPVLTQTQNCQGNGRPDKDYENWRWKPFECDIPRFDPRKFLELMRGKTLAFIGDSVARNQMESMMCILWQVEEPKNQGTRNMQQYYFESTSVTIVRIWSSWLVKHNSEPFDFAPAGVEKLYLESPDEMLMEFLPTFDVVVLSSGHWFTKQCIYILNNEVVGGRLWWPDKSRHMKINSIEAFGISVETILTALVTHPNYTGLTILRSYSPDHYEGGGWNTGGSCTGKVKPLVPGELVENKYNAAMYKQQVTGFNRVVKKATNGSRMILMDITEAFQYRHDGHPGPYRSTDPNKITTRGRDGRPPPQDCLHWCMPGPVDTWNEIVFEIIKEEYESDSAS; via the exons ATGAAAGACATGAGTTGGATGGTTGCATCCCCTAATGGTTCTTCGAATTCGAAACCACTTTCATGGATTGTTGTTTCAATTGGAGTAGTAGCTGTAATCATAACTTTTGCTTCATGGTTTTTTCTATCATACCCTATTAGTTCATCTGCTCATGGTCATTTCTACGGTGTAGAGAGTTCGCAAACTCAAATCAATACAACTTCTGTTGATGTTCGCGTGAATGGAAGTTTAGGTTTAGGAGATAATAAAACACTCTTTGATTTGCAACCTTCCATAGATGTTGTGTCGAGTGATAATAGCAAGACAGAACGAATTGATGATAATGGAAATTCACAAGTACTCTTTAGGGATTCTACTTCGCCGAAAATTGCTCCTATAACTAAGGAGGTGAATAGCTCAGAAACTTCGGGTTTGGCCTCAAAAGTGCCTATTCCGGTGGTTGGTAGCAATTCTTCAATTGTGAAAG GTTGTGATCTTTACCATGGAAATTGGATATATGATCCATCGGGACCGTTATACACAAACAATTCGTGTCCTGTACTGACACAGACACAGAATTGCCAGGGTAATGGTAGGCCTGATAAGGATTACGAGAACTGGCGATGGAAGCCTTTTGAGTGCGACATCCCGCGATTTGATCCGAGGAAGTTTTTGGAGCTAATGAGAGGCAAGACATTGGCTTTCATTGGAGATTCAGTGGCTCGAAACCAGATGGAGTCAATGATGTGCATTCTTTGGCAG GTGGAAGAACCTAAGAATCAGGGTACTCGCAACATGCAGCAATATTATTTTGAGTCTACATCTGTAACAATTGTTCGGATATGGTCGTCATGGCTTGTCAAACACAATTCCGAACCATTTGACTTTGCTCCAGCGGGTGTGGAGAAACTCTATCTCGAATCCCCTGACGAGATGTTGATGGAATTTCTCCCGACATTTGACGTGGTTGTTCTTTCTTCTGGCCATTGGTTTACTAAGCAATGCATATACATTTTGAACAACGAGGTAGTTGGAGGACGATTATGGTGGCCGGACAAATCTCGGCATATGAAGATCAACAGCATTGAAGCATTCGGTATATCCGTTGAAACAATTCTTACCGCTCTTGTTACACATCCTAATTATACCGGGCTTACAATTTTACGCTCCTATTCACCCGATCATTACGAGGGTGGAGGATGGAACACTGGTGGATCATGCACCGGGAAAGTCAAGCCTCTTGTGCCCGGTGAATTGGTGGAAAATAAGTATAACGCTGCGATGTACAAGCAACAGGTTACAGGTTTTAACAGGGTGGTAAAAAAGGCGACAAATGGATCGAGGATGATTTTGATGGATATTACCGAAGCCTTTCAATATCGACATGATGGTCATCCTGGTCCATATAGGAGCACCGATCCTAATAAGATTACAACACGAGGCCGAGATGGAAGGCCGCCACCACAAGATTGCTTGCATTGGTGCATGCCGGGACCTGTAGATACTTGGAACGAAATCGTGTTTGAAATTATTAAGGAAGAATATGAAAGTGATAGCGCATCATGA